Proteins encoded together in one Methanobrevibacter millerae window:
- a CDS encoding glycosyltransferase family 4 protein: MNTGDMLILFLITFIATIFFTYSVRGILIKARIADNPIVSEHRHKSGTPTMGGIAFLFSISLVISIYYQNIPILILSYIMLVGGMVGLVDDLIGLKVKEIQKIVVNVSEEVITLGRLDVQPQEEVRVATPKAKAEVDKFLEEGKVEVIGEVPIKTEPDELQKIFCQIAIGVFLGLTGIITSIGGFQLGIFAIPVVIIAVLGCINSVNLIDGMDGLAAGIVGIASLFCCLYGYLFGPMTIIPPFLILAGLCLGFLVFNKHPASIFMGDTGSFVLGTGYAAAVLICDLPYFGILALGVPIISVIVSLLHRAHIIKLPVEPLHHTLNHYGMSETKIVLTYWGATLAFCIIGILAKMYIF, encoded by the coding sequence ATGAATACTGGAGATATGTTAATTCTTTTTTTAATAACATTTATCGCAACGATATTCTTCACGTATAGCGTTAGAGGAATATTGATTAAAGCAAGGATAGCTGATAATCCTATAGTCAGTGAACACAGACATAAAAGCGGAACGCCTACAATGGGCGGAATCGCATTTTTATTCTCTATTTCTTTAGTTATTTCAATTTACTATCAGAATATTCCAATATTGATTCTTTCATACATAATGCTTGTGGGTGGAATGGTAGGTCTGGTTGACGATTTGATTGGGCTAAAAGTTAAAGAGATCCAGAAAATCGTTGTAAACGTCTCAGAGGAGGTAATAACTTTAGGAAGACTTGATGTCCAGCCTCAGGAAGAAGTTAGGGTAGCCACTCCAAAAGCCAAAGCCGAGGTCGACAAGTTCCTCGAAGAGGGCAAAGTCGAAGTCATCGGTGAAGTTCCGATTAAAACTGAACCTGATGAACTGCAAAAGATATTCTGTCAGATAGCTATCGGAGTCTTTTTGGGATTGACAGGTATCATTACGAGTATCGGAGGATTCCAATTGGGTATTTTTGCCATTCCTGTTGTAATAATTGCAGTTTTAGGATGTATAAATTCAGTAAACTTAATCGATGGAATGGACGGTCTTGCAGCCGGAATCGTAGGAATAGCATCCTTATTCTGCTGTCTTTACGGTTATCTCTTTGGCCCTATGACAATCATCCCGCCGTTTCTGATATTGGCAGGTTTATGTTTAGGATTCTTGGTATTCAACAAGCATCCGGCTTCAATATTTATGGGAGACACCGGTTCATTCGTATTGGGAACAGGCTATGCCGCAGCAGTCCTCATATGTGACTTGCCGTACTTCGGTATACTTGCATTGGGCGTACCGATTATATCAGTCATTGTAAGTCTGCTTCACAGGGCACACATCATCAAGCTGCCTGTAGAGCCGCTGCATCACACTTTAAACCATTACGGCATGTCCGAAACCAAAATCGTATTAACTTATTGGGGTGCCACTTTAGCATTTTGTATAATAGGCATTCTTGCCAAGATGTACATATTCTGA
- a CDS encoding ATP-grasp domain-containing protein, with translation MKILFIGSRLYDDIDYYVREKGIESILTESNEDAINLDLPDQVFIVPRGMDGPKQIAITHDVDAIIPLIGIDPPLIQVARMKEEIESEYGIPVIASNVRAVELTSNKINTKSFYKEIGVVTPEYQILNAPDELALEFPVVLKQGEGQGGKDIKIAHNMEDVTQYFEEFDQALCEEFIEGSEISIEVIGFNGEYVALPPIYKGETTLEGTHPLNKVKLGPCLVDGLDNNLVQETAYNVARKLDSDGIFEMDFMYSHKRDQLYAIEVNTRPNGTRYLTTATCGVNSLCELVNMACGEFSLKSIFDKLEYYYSTEIPIGNYEGPEASEPKKSFDNNNFVVHGPAGYQRITIRAKSKKELENLINELT, from the coding sequence ATGAAAATTTTATTTATTGGATCACGCTTATATGACGATATTGACTATTACGTAAGAGAAAAAGGTATAGAAAGCATTTTAACCGAGTCCAATGAGGACGCAATCAATCTGGACTTGCCGGATCAGGTATTTATCGTTCCAAGGGGAATGGACGGTCCAAAACAGATTGCAATCACTCATGATGTCGATGCGATAATTCCGTTGATAGGCATTGATCCGCCGCTGATTCAGGTGGCTCGAATGAAAGAGGAAATTGAATCCGAATACGGAATTCCGGTAATAGCTTCAAATGTCCGTGCTGTGGAACTGACGTCCAATAAAATTAACACGAAATCATTTTACAAAGAAATTGGTGTTGTCACTCCTGAGTATCAGATTTTAAACGCTCCCGATGAACTGGCTCTGGAATTTCCTGTTGTCCTCAAGCAGGGCGAAGGACAGGGCGGAAAGGACATTAAAATCGCCCATAATATGGAAGACGTTACCCAATACTTCGAGGAGTTCGACCAGGCCCTTTGCGAAGAGTTCATAGAAGGTTCTGAAATCTCAATTGAAGTAATAGGATTCAACGGCGAGTATGTTGCACTTCCTCCAATCTATAAGGGTGAAACGACTCTTGAAGGAACTCATCCGTTAAACAAGGTCAAATTAGGTCCTTGTTTGGTTGACGGTTTGGACAACAATCTGGTTCAGGAAACCGCCTATAATGTGGCAAGAAAGCTTGATTCCGACGGAATATTCGAGATGGACTTCATGTATTCCCACAAAAGAGATCAGCTCTATGCGATTGAGGTTAATACAAGGCCTAACGGGACCAGATATCTGACAACCGCAACCTGCGGAGTCAATTCATTATGCGAACTGGTAAATATGGCATGTGGGGAATTCAGCCTTAAAAGCATCTTTGACAAGCTTGAATATTACTATTCCACGGAAATTCCAATCGGAAACTACGAGGGACCCGAAGCCTCAGAACCCAAAAAATCATTCGACAACAATAACTTTGTGGTTCATGGTCCGGCCGGTTATCAAAGGATTACAATTCGGGCAAAATCAAAAAAAGAGCTTGAAAATCTAATTAATGAGTTAACTTAA
- the hycI gene encoding hydrogenase maturation peptidase HycI has protein sequence MGIGNELRYDDGVGPFIISNLNKYELSDKVMLINAQTVPENFTGKIRIEKPSHIIIIDACLMGLAPGEFKIVDEDDFAEIGISTHSMSLSYFVKFLNNDNVLFIGIEPETLELIDQDSLGVLGADLMDFNGELTENVQKSAEELVELLRETLT, from the coding sequence TTGGGAATCGGCAATGAACTGAGATATGATGACGGTGTAGGACCATTCATCATAAGCAATTTGAATAAATATGAACTGTCAGATAAGGTGATGCTTATCAACGCACAAACGGTTCCTGAAAACTTCACGGGCAAAATAAGAATCGAAAAGCCCTCCCATATCATTATCATCGACGCCTGCCTGATGGGTCTGGCTCCGGGGGAGTTCAAAATAGTTGATGAGGACGATTTTGCCGAAATCGGAATCTCCACCCATTCGATGTCATTGTCCTATTTTGTGAAATTCCTGAATAACGATAATGTTTTATTCATAGGTATTGAGCCTGAAACTTTGGAATTGATTGACCAGGATTCATTAGGCGTTCTGGGGGCAGACCTGATGGATTTCAATGGCGAGCTGACTGAAAACGTTCAAAAAAGTGCAGAGGAACTTGTTGAACTGTTAAGGGAGACATTAACATGA